A window of the Cystobacter fuscus genome harbors these coding sequences:
- the wzy gene encoding exopolysaccharide repeat unit polymerase gives MEAFLSRTPVFLSLLALLVAATMGLVIFAPKVAVLPMVLAAALWWVCQQPVRKLTLGLFVMAVTVDLVPEVPYDGEWKSPLYFPGKLLFINLSNVIGVPGLGFPLLDIATLGFLALYAYRRANRINIDEYTTPLPKPLVIGLLVLPATILWLQVFGIYINGGNSRVATWQWHQMAALPLLVLLFNVALRGPEDFRTIGRMLVVGCCTKAFLGAFFVVTIARPRGLYFEYATTHSDSMLYVAGLMTVMMSWFEQPTRKHFWRMVIVSAVIFMGMHYNDRRLGYVSFVFSLIAAFLITPRSPLKVKFLRIGLVLLPFFPFYLAVGWQTPTGIFGPVGIFRSVLEGENLEKGQMDYRDIENLDVIHTWQSNPVLGRGWGHEFDEIIPLPDISHAFADYRYHPHNSVLGMLAFGGVVGFSGLWGWISVAVFLTVRTYHRAREPMQRAGALVAMAVIVAYTNQCFGDMGSISWLGTLLIAMAATCVGKMATLTGAWPSPHAAKTPELVPVGGTRTQTGNLV, from the coding sequence ATGGAGGCCTTCCTCTCGCGCACGCCCGTCTTCCTGTCGCTCCTGGCCCTGCTGGTGGCGGCCACGATGGGGCTCGTCATCTTCGCGCCGAAGGTGGCGGTGCTGCCCATGGTGCTCGCCGCCGCGCTGTGGTGGGTCTGCCAGCAGCCGGTGCGCAAGCTCACGCTCGGCCTGTTCGTCATGGCCGTCACGGTGGACCTGGTGCCGGAGGTGCCCTACGACGGTGAGTGGAAGTCCCCGCTGTACTTCCCCGGCAAGCTGCTCTTCATCAACCTGAGCAACGTCATCGGCGTGCCCGGCCTGGGCTTTCCCCTGCTGGACATCGCCACCCTGGGCTTCCTCGCGCTGTATGCCTACCGGCGCGCCAACCGCATCAACATCGACGAGTACACGACGCCGCTGCCCAAGCCGCTCGTCATCGGGTTGCTGGTGCTGCCCGCCACCATCCTCTGGCTGCAGGTGTTCGGCATCTACATCAACGGGGGCAACTCGCGCGTGGCCACGTGGCAGTGGCACCAGATGGCGGCGCTGCCGCTCCTGGTGCTGCTCTTCAACGTCGCGCTGCGCGGGCCCGAGGACTTCCGCACCATCGGCCGGATGCTCGTGGTGGGCTGCTGCACCAAGGCCTTCCTGGGCGCCTTCTTCGTCGTGACCATCGCCCGGCCGCGGGGCCTGTACTTCGAGTACGCCACCACGCACTCGGACTCGATGCTGTACGTCGCGGGCCTCATGACGGTGATGATGTCGTGGTTCGAGCAGCCCACGCGCAAGCACTTCTGGCGGATGGTCATCGTGAGCGCCGTCATCTTCATGGGCATGCACTACAACGACCGGCGCCTGGGCTACGTGAGCTTCGTCTTCTCGCTCATCGCCGCCTTCCTCATCACGCCCCGCAGCCCGCTCAAGGTGAAGTTCCTCCGGATAGGGCTGGTGCTGCTGCCCTTCTTCCCCTTCTACCTGGCGGTGGGCTGGCAGACGCCCACGGGCATCTTCGGGCCGGTGGGCATCTTCCGCTCGGTGCTGGAGGGAGAGAACCTGGAGAAGGGGCAGATGGACTACCGCGACATCGAGAACCTCGACGTCATCCACACCTGGCAGAGCAACCCCGTGCTCGGCCGCGGGTGGGGCCACGAGTTCGACGAAATCATTCCCCTGCCGGACATCTCCCACGCCTTCGCCGACTACCGCTACCACCCGCACAACTCGGTGCTGGGCATGCTCGCCTTCGGCGGGGTGGTGGGCTTCAGCGGCCTGTGGGGCTGGATTTCCGTGGCCGTTTTCTTGACGGTGCGCACCTACCACCGCGCCCGGGAACCCATGCAGCGCGCCGGCGCTTTGGTGGCCATGGCCGTCATCGTGGCCTATACCAACCAGTGCTTCGGCGACATGGGCAGCATCAGCTGGCTCGGCACCCTCCTCATCGCCATGGCGGCCACCTGCGTGGGCAAGATGGCCACCTTGACGGGTGCCTGGCCGAGTCCCCATGCCGCGAAAACGCCTGAACTCGTTCCAGTTGGGGGAACTCGCACCCAAACGGGAAATCTTGTATGA
- a CDS encoding chain-length determining protein produces the protein MPSNEEHPEQERAQSQLFDWEAMHDYFGYVKNAVLRHKLLALGTFVVTAALGLALAKFLPRTFYSESILLTKRTATIAALVNPERIAALEPEAPSPVRPPGEIDSVTRSTARAVMKRENIVSLIKRVNLLDRWEATRAPLLRLKDTLVHLLSGRPTEDIKLDAMVGMLEKQLSVNTDDGRVSLSVTWPDPQLAYELADAAQKNFLESRQREDMAAIDEALEILEGYEKTALENYKTSVLEFDKIFAQIMIERRRAVGDPRVGGFNTNERMAEMRFLIRAKRRAISDAEEKHNRRLEEMRAQMKANSRLYGENHPSIIELEQSVAALAANGSPQVHVLQNEEDQMAREYARMGGGSVPFPDEPMPDPYGLERVLMGILPGMLENPKVRTAMDDVQARTITLQQVRKRIDAARLERDIARANFKYRYTVLTPAEFPRSPIKPNAKVIALGGILAGLMLGVFAAIARDVLSGRLLQSWQVKRGLGLPVLAEMETLPLESQSR, from the coding sequence ATGCCCTCGAACGAAGAGCACCCCGAGCAGGAGCGCGCCCAGTCGCAGCTCTTCGACTGGGAGGCGATGCACGACTACTTCGGGTACGTGAAGAACGCCGTGCTGCGCCACAAGCTGCTGGCGCTGGGAACCTTCGTGGTGACGGCGGCGCTGGGACTGGCGCTCGCCAAGTTCCTGCCGCGAACGTTCTACTCGGAGTCCATCCTCCTGACCAAGCGCACCGCCACCATCGCCGCGCTGGTCAACCCCGAGCGCATCGCCGCCCTGGAGCCCGAGGCCCCCAGCCCGGTGCGACCGCCGGGGGAAATCGACTCGGTGACGCGCTCGACGGCGCGCGCGGTGATGAAGCGCGAGAACATCGTGTCGCTCATCAAGCGGGTGAACCTGCTGGACCGCTGGGAGGCCACGCGCGCCCCGCTCTTGCGCCTCAAGGACACGCTGGTGCACCTGCTCTCCGGCCGTCCCACCGAGGACATCAAGCTGGACGCCATGGTGGGCATGCTGGAGAAGCAGCTGAGCGTGAACACGGACGATGGCCGGGTGAGCCTGTCGGTGACGTGGCCGGATCCCCAGCTCGCCTACGAGCTCGCCGACGCCGCGCAGAAGAACTTCCTCGAGTCGCGCCAGCGCGAGGACATGGCCGCCATCGACGAGGCGCTGGAGATCCTCGAGGGCTACGAGAAGACGGCGCTGGAGAACTACAAGACCTCCGTGCTCGAGTTCGACAAGATCTTCGCGCAGATCATGATCGAACGCCGGCGCGCGGTGGGAGACCCGCGCGTGGGAGGCTTCAACACGAACGAGCGCATGGCGGAGATGCGCTTCCTCATCCGCGCCAAGCGGCGCGCCATCTCCGACGCCGAGGAGAAGCACAACCGGCGCCTGGAGGAGATGCGCGCGCAGATGAAGGCCAACAGCCGGCTGTACGGGGAGAACCACCCGTCCATCATCGAGCTGGAGCAGAGCGTGGCGGCGCTGGCGGCCAACGGCTCGCCCCAGGTGCACGTGCTGCAGAACGAGGAGGATCAGATGGCGCGCGAGTACGCGCGCATGGGAGGCGGCTCGGTGCCCTTCCCCGACGAGCCCATGCCGGATCCGTACGGCCTGGAGCGGGTGCTCATGGGCATCCTGCCGGGCATGCTGGAGAATCCCAAGGTGCGCACGGCGATGGACGACGTGCAGGCGCGCACCATCACGCTGCAGCAGGTGCGCAAGCGCATCGACGCGGCCCGGCTCGAGCGCGACATCGCCCGGGCGAACTTCAAGTACCGCTACACCGTGCTCACCCCGGCCGAGTTCCCCAGAAGCCCCATCAAGCCCAACGCCAAGGTGATCGCCCTGGGTGGAATCCTCGCGGGGCTCATGCTGGGCGTGTTCGCGGCGATCGCCCGCGACGTGCTCAGCGGCCGGCTGTTGCAGTCCTGGCAGGTCAAGCGTGGGCTGGGTCTGCCCGTGCTGGCGGAGATGGAAACCCTTCCCCTGGAGAGTCAGTCCCGCTAG
- the epsY gene encoding exopolysaccharide export protein EpsY produces MKTLPPSPARSRLPRLAALAALLFVSACYHPGRFVWVDDYREPPPSQQDDSYLIRNGDLLDVNVWNQDRISSRPRVRDDGRISLPLINDVDAAGQTPAALARAVEQKLKELVANPVVTVMVQEAQLIRVSVLGEVRNAGQKKLEWGAGLLQAISEAGGFTDYAREDAIYVLRRESGYQEPVRIRFTWENLSRNEGGAATFRLKTGDVVVVE; encoded by the coding sequence ATGAAGACCCTTCCGCCCAGTCCCGCCCGTTCCCGCCTCCCGCGTCTGGCCGCCCTGGCCGCGCTGCTGTTCGTCTCGGCCTGCTACCACCCCGGCCGCTTCGTCTGGGTGGATGACTACCGCGAGCCCCCGCCGTCGCAGCAGGACGACAGCTACCTCATCCGCAACGGGGACCTGCTCGACGTCAACGTGTGGAACCAGGATCGCATCTCCAGCCGGCCGCGCGTGCGCGACGACGGCCGCATCAGCCTGCCGCTCATCAACGACGTGGATGCCGCCGGGCAGACGCCCGCGGCGCTCGCGCGCGCGGTGGAGCAGAAGCTCAAGGAGCTGGTGGCCAACCCCGTCGTCACCGTCATGGTGCAGGAGGCGCAGCTCATCCGGGTGTCGGTGCTGGGCGAGGTGCGCAACGCGGGCCAGAAGAAGCTCGAGTGGGGCGCGGGGCTCTTGCAGGCCATCTCCGAGGCTGGCGGCTTCACCGACTACGCGCGCGAGGACGCCATCTACGTGCTGCGCCGCGAGTCCGGCTACCAGGAGCCGGTGCGCATCCGCTTCACCTGGGAGAACCTCAGCCGCAACGAGGGCGGTGCCGCCACCTTCCGCCTGAAGACGGGCGACGTGGTGGTGGTGGAGTAG
- a CDS encoding flippase → MPPTSAAPTGAEPVPPQVDAHTSLRNALKLGGSLLVTYGIALVMRMVLPRYLGPEGFGRYNWADGFSGAFFVLSALGLDVYIRKEVSVRPEHASEFFGGTLLLQVGIALGLTGAMWWVMRASGEPPEVQRLALLLGGYQFFYRLNAILAAVLHARERVDGLSVAHVAMKCIWGGGLVLVLLLRLPLPWLAAPFIGAEIFKAVYLFQLTRAHAGLKLRLDVRSTLAALLAALPFFLNDAALATNGRVDVSLLGLVANKTEVGYYGAVWGIAGMTMLLSPILGWVLLPMMSRAAASSPEESTRILRRGLEGIVVVSVPVTLALALGAETWVRLMIGEAYLPAAPVLRLLAPIFVLTYVATVCGSWLMAAGRTWTVTRTSILAALMNPALNLLLVPLLLERLGPAGGASATALSLAFCEVVVTIILVSAIGSRAFDARGLGVLGKTLGVCAAVTAVHLLLGRVGLDARDLARGLARLVVDGAIYVSLVLVTGAVRRDEVLALVRRVKAHRESAPTAQSPLPEERVA, encoded by the coding sequence ATGCCTCCCACGAGCGCGGCACCCACCGGGGCCGAGCCCGTCCCTCCCCAGGTGGATGCCCATACCTCCCTGCGCAACGCCCTGAAGCTGGGCGGCTCGCTGCTGGTGACGTATGGCATCGCGCTGGTGATGCGCATGGTGTTGCCGCGCTACCTGGGGCCCGAGGGTTTTGGCCGTTACAACTGGGCGGACGGCTTCTCCGGGGCGTTCTTCGTGCTCAGCGCGTTGGGGCTGGATGTCTACATCCGCAAGGAGGTGTCCGTCCGGCCCGAGCACGCCAGTGAGTTCTTCGGCGGCACGCTGCTCTTGCAGGTGGGGATCGCGCTGGGGCTGACGGGGGCCATGTGGTGGGTGATGCGCGCGAGCGGCGAGCCGCCCGAGGTGCAGCGCCTGGCCCTGCTGCTCGGCGGCTACCAGTTCTTCTACCGGCTCAACGCCATCCTCGCCGCGGTGTTGCACGCGCGCGAGCGGGTGGACGGGCTGTCGGTGGCGCACGTCGCCATGAAGTGCATCTGGGGAGGCGGGCTGGTGCTGGTGCTGCTCTTGAGGCTGCCCCTGCCCTGGCTCGCCGCGCCCTTCATCGGCGCGGAAATCTTCAAGGCCGTCTACCTCTTCCAGCTCACGCGCGCGCACGCGGGGCTGAAGCTGCGGCTGGACGTGCGCTCCACCCTGGCGGCGCTGCTGGCCGCCCTGCCCTTCTTCCTCAACGACGCGGCGCTGGCCACCAATGGCCGCGTGGACGTGAGCCTGCTGGGCCTCGTGGCCAACAAGACGGAGGTGGGCTACTACGGCGCCGTGTGGGGCATCGCCGGCATGACGATGCTGCTCTCGCCCATCCTCGGCTGGGTGCTCCTGCCGATGATGTCGCGCGCGGCGGCGAGCTCGCCCGAGGAGTCCACCCGCATCCTGCGCCGGGGCCTGGAGGGCATCGTCGTGGTGTCCGTGCCGGTGACGCTGGCGCTCGCGCTGGGCGCGGAGACGTGGGTGCGGTTGATGATTGGCGAGGCCTACCTGCCGGCCGCGCCGGTGCTGCGGCTGCTCGCGCCCATCTTCGTGCTCACCTACGTGGCCACGGTGTGTGGAAGCTGGCTCATGGCCGCGGGCCGCACCTGGACGGTCACCCGCACCTCCATCCTCGCCGCGCTGATGAACCCCGCCCTCAACCTGCTGCTCGTCCCCCTGCTGCTCGAGCGGCTCGGGCCCGCGGGCGGCGCGAGCGCCACCGCCCTGTCGCTCGCCTTCTGCGAGGTCGTCGTCACGATCATCCTCGTGAGCGCCATCGGCTCGCGCGCCTTCGACGCCCGGGGGCTTGGCGTGCTGGGCAAGACGCTCGGGGTGTGCGCCGCCGTCACCGCCGTCCATCTGCTGCTGGGCCGCGTGGGGCTGGACGCGCGCGACCTGGCGCGCGGGCTCGCCCGGCTGGTGGTGGATGGCGCCATCTATGTGTCCCTCGTCCTCGTCACCGGCGCGGTGCGCCGGGACGAGGTGCTCGCGCTGGTGCGCCGGGTGAAGGCTCACCGCGAGTCCGCCCCCACCGCGCAGTCCCCCCTCCCGGAGGAGCGCGTCGCATGA
- the epsU gene encoding exopolysaccharide biosynthesis GT2 family glycosyltransferase EpsU has translation MLLDLTLLVLALPVLAAAGYLLLLTLLSGQKPAPPRMAPRLKFDIIIPAHNEEAGIARTVANLSRLDWPEQLRRILVVADNCTDATAERAREAGATVLVRHNQELRGKGYALQLAFDKSLEEGFADAVVVVDADTEVTPNLLHAFALRLEAGAHAVQAHYGVLNPEASWRTQLMAVSMALFHKVRSLGRERLGVSCGLRGNGMCFTHAIIRRVPHEAFSIVEDLEYGIRLGQAGERVHYAWEAEALGEMVSGEKASRSQRRRWEGGRMAMMRQYGLPLLAEGLGKRDRVLVDLAMDLLVLPLTWVVLGALALTGASVALSLVQGHLAWSVWAAAFAAVSLVLYVMRGWWVSGMGARGLLALARAPFYVGWKLWLLTTRPEEKKGEWVRTTRETPKT, from the coding sequence ATGTTGCTCGATCTGACGCTCCTCGTCCTGGCCCTGCCGGTCCTCGCCGCCGCGGGGTACCTGTTGCTGCTCACGCTGTTGTCCGGGCAGAAACCAGCGCCGCCCCGGATGGCCCCGCGGCTCAAGTTCGACATCATCATCCCCGCCCACAACGAGGAGGCGGGCATCGCGCGCACGGTGGCCAACCTGTCGCGGCTGGACTGGCCGGAGCAGCTCCGGCGCATCCTCGTGGTGGCGGACAACTGCACGGACGCCACGGCCGAGCGCGCGCGGGAGGCCGGCGCCACGGTGCTCGTGCGGCACAACCAGGAGCTGCGCGGCAAGGGCTATGCCCTGCAGCTCGCCTTCGACAAGAGCCTCGAAGAGGGCTTCGCCGACGCGGTGGTGGTGGTGGACGCGGACACGGAGGTGACGCCCAACCTGCTGCACGCCTTCGCGCTGCGGCTGGAAGCGGGAGCGCACGCGGTGCAGGCGCACTACGGCGTGCTCAACCCGGAGGCCTCGTGGCGCACGCAGCTCATGGCCGTGTCCATGGCGCTCTTCCACAAGGTGCGCTCGCTGGGCCGCGAGCGCCTGGGCGTGTCGTGCGGCCTGCGCGGCAACGGCATGTGCTTCACCCACGCCATCATCCGCCGGGTGCCCCACGAGGCGTTCTCCATCGTGGAGGACCTGGAGTACGGCATCCGCCTGGGCCAGGCGGGCGAGCGCGTGCACTACGCATGGGAGGCCGAGGCGCTCGGGGAGATGGTGTCCGGGGAGAAGGCGTCGCGCTCGCAGCGCCGCCGGTGGGAAGGCGGCCGCATGGCGATGATGCGCCAGTATGGACTGCCGCTGCTCGCCGAGGGGCTCGGCAAGCGCGACCGCGTCCTCGTGGACCTGGCGATGGACCTGCTCGTGCTGCCGCTCACGTGGGTGGTGCTGGGGGCGCTCGCGCTCACGGGGGCCTCGGTGGCGCTGTCGCTCGTGCAGGGGCACCTGGCCTGGTCCGTGTGGGCGGCGGCCTTCGCGGCGGTGAGCCTGGTGCTCTACGTCATGCGCGGCTGGTGGGTGTCCGGCATGGGCGCGCGCGGCCTGCTGGCGCTCGCGCGGGCGCCCTTCTACGTGGGCTGGAAGCTGTGGCTGCTGACGACCCGCCCCGAGGAGAAGAAGGGCGAGTGGGTGCGCACCACGCGCGAGACGCCCAAGACCTGA
- the epsZ gene encoding exopolysaccharide biosynthesis polyisoprenyl-phosphate hexose-1-phosphate transferase EpsZ, with amino-acid sequence MASAVDPFAPGSGSAPNAPVPLSVVPPPPATVAPSRLAPGFAAKLNMVTDVVLVVTALLTATTLMGHDLRLERTDVWVLIGVGVVSWLVVGTALCLYDARFAERERLDDLALISIQVLAVTVVLFLTRLLMGTESWIVALSLFPPLLWPSVALLRLLVFRRLSVREDPLDEVLILGVGAMGRLTGEDLRHKHRRKVVGYLKFSGESSVETPAPVLGTTKDLEGVLSTVPVNEVYISGNIVKNHTEMQAAVKVCEKFGIPFALPAYQMRFDRARPVDDNAISDGYLHFVTHAFLPHQMALKRLFDIVSSAAALLVLSPLLILVALAVKLTSRGPIFFKQERVGLHGRSFGMLKFRSMVVNAEELKAKLEALNEQTGPVFKMKNDPRITPVGRFIRKYSIDELPQLINVLRGEMSVVGPRPPIPKEVAKYAAWQRRRLSVRPGLTCIWQVSGRNQISFENWMYLDMQYIDHWSLKNDINLILKTVPVVITGSGAS; translated from the coding sequence ATGGCTTCCGCGGTGGATCCGTTCGCGCCCGGGTCGGGCAGCGCGCCCAACGCTCCGGTGCCGCTCTCGGTGGTGCCCCCGCCTCCGGCCACCGTTGCCCCCTCGCGCCTCGCCCCCGGTTTCGCCGCCAAGCTGAACATGGTGACGGACGTGGTGCTCGTGGTGACGGCGCTGCTCACCGCCACGACGCTCATGGGGCATGACCTGCGCCTGGAGCGCACGGACGTGTGGGTACTGATTGGCGTGGGCGTCGTCTCCTGGTTGGTGGTGGGCACGGCGCTGTGCCTGTATGACGCGCGCTTCGCGGAACGCGAGCGCCTGGACGATCTCGCGCTCATCTCCATCCAGGTGCTGGCCGTCACGGTGGTGCTCTTCCTCACCCGGCTGCTGATGGGCACCGAGTCGTGGATCGTCGCGCTCAGCCTGTTTCCGCCGCTCTTGTGGCCCTCGGTGGCGCTGCTGCGCCTGTTGGTCTTCCGGCGGCTGTCGGTGCGCGAGGATCCGTTGGACGAGGTGCTCATCCTGGGCGTGGGCGCCATGGGTCGGCTCACCGGAGAGGATCTCCGCCACAAGCACCGCCGCAAGGTGGTCGGCTACCTGAAGTTCAGCGGCGAGTCGTCGGTGGAGACTCCGGCGCCCGTGCTGGGCACGACGAAGGACCTGGAGGGCGTGCTGAGCACGGTGCCGGTGAACGAGGTCTACATCTCCGGCAACATCGTGAAGAACCACACGGAGATGCAGGCGGCGGTGAAGGTGTGTGAGAAGTTCGGCATCCCGTTCGCGCTGCCGGCCTACCAGATGCGCTTCGACCGGGCGCGGCCGGTGGATGACAACGCCATCTCCGACGGCTACCTGCACTTCGTCACCCACGCCTTCCTGCCGCACCAGATGGCGCTCAAGCGGCTGTTCGACATCGTGAGCTCCGCGGCGGCGCTGCTGGTGCTCTCGCCGCTGCTCATCCTGGTGGCGCTGGCGGTGAAGCTCACCAGCCGCGGCCCCATCTTCTTCAAGCAGGAGCGCGTGGGGCTGCACGGCAGGAGCTTCGGGATGCTCAAGTTCCGCTCCATGGTGGTCAACGCCGAGGAGCTCAAGGCCAAGCTGGAGGCGCTCAACGAGCAGACGGGCCCCGTCTTCAAGATGAAGAACGACCCGCGCATCACCCCGGTGGGCCGCTTCATCCGCAAGTACTCCATCGACGAGCTGCCACAGCTCATCAACGTGCTGCGCGGCGAGATGAGCGTGGTGGGACCGCGTCCGCCCATCCCCAAGGAAGTGGCCAAGTACGCCGCCTGGCAGCGCCGCCGTCTGTCGGTGCGCCCGGGCCTCACCTGCATCTGGCAGGTGTCCGGCCGCAACCAGATCTCCTTCGAGAACTGGATGTACCTGGACATGCAGTACATCGATCATTGGAGCCTCAAGAACGACATCAACCTCATCCTCAAGACGGTGCCGGTGGTCATCACCGGCAGCGGCGCGAGCTAG
- a CDS encoding response regulator, whose product MEQQQGAVLVVEDSPMFRRMVSDLLQSMGFSRVLEAGSGQAALEFLAEHRPMLVCLDLTLPDISGYEVCEFIRSTPVLQDIPVLMISARTQTMDRAQAEEAGVSGYLIKPFTPEEFRHQLERVLSARPRREA is encoded by the coding sequence ATGGAGCAGCAGCAAGGAGCAGTTCTCGTCGTCGAGGACTCACCCATGTTCCGCCGGATGGTGAGCGATCTGCTCCAGTCGATGGGCTTCTCACGGGTGCTGGAGGCGGGCAGCGGACAGGCCGCCCTGGAGTTCCTCGCCGAGCACCGCCCGATGCTGGTGTGCCTGGACCTGACGCTGCCGGATATCTCGGGTTACGAGGTGTGCGAGTTCATCCGCTCCACGCCGGTGCTCCAGGACATCCCGGTGTTGATGATCTCCGCGCGCACGCAGACGATGGATCGGGCCCAGGCGGAGGAGGCGGGGGTGAGCGGCTACCTCATCAAGCCCTTCACGCCCGAGGAGTTCCGTCACCAGTTGGAGCGGGTGCTGTCGGCCCGTCCTCGCAGGGAGGCATGA
- a CDS encoding NADPH:quinone oxidoreductase family protein, protein MRALQLERLEGPEGLKLVELPEPEAGDQVLIDVVAAGVSFPDLLLSRGQYQMKPALPFVPGVEVAGVVRSAPPGASVKVGERVMAFTMLGGWADVAAAAPSLTFPIPEGWSFEAAAGTVMNYHTAHFALHRRGRLEEGETVLVLGAAGGVGTASLQVARGAGARVLAVVSSEEKAEVARSAGADRAFLSTQDWVAQVKEATGGRGVDVVVDPVGGDMFDLSLKCLAPEGRLLVVGFAGGRIPEVKVNRLLLKNVDVVGVAWGGFLVQEPGISADIAKALAVLAEKGFVEPVVGQVLPLEQAAQGLRELEARKATGKVVLRLREA, encoded by the coding sequence ATGCGCGCGTTGCAGCTCGAGCGGTTGGAGGGTCCCGAGGGATTGAAGCTGGTGGAGCTGCCCGAGCCCGAGGCGGGAGATCAGGTGCTCATCGACGTGGTGGCGGCGGGGGTGAGCTTTCCGGATCTGCTGCTGTCGCGAGGCCAATACCAGATGAAGCCCGCGCTGCCCTTCGTGCCCGGGGTGGAGGTGGCGGGGGTGGTGCGCAGCGCTCCGCCGGGGGCGTCGGTGAAGGTGGGAGAGCGGGTGATGGCCTTCACGATGCTGGGGGGCTGGGCGGACGTGGCGGCGGCGGCCCCCTCGCTGACGTTTCCGATTCCCGAGGGGTGGAGCTTCGAGGCGGCGGCGGGGACGGTGATGAACTACCACACGGCGCACTTCGCGCTGCACCGCCGGGGCCGGCTCGAGGAGGGAGAGACGGTGCTGGTGCTCGGCGCGGCGGGCGGGGTGGGCACGGCGAGCCTCCAGGTGGCGCGGGGCGCGGGAGCGCGGGTGCTCGCGGTGGTGAGCAGCGAGGAGAAGGCGGAAGTGGCGCGCAGCGCGGGCGCGGACCGGGCCTTCCTCTCCACCCAGGATTGGGTGGCCCAGGTGAAGGAGGCGACAGGGGGGCGGGGCGTGGACGTGGTGGTGGACCCCGTGGGCGGGGACATGTTCGACCTGAGCCTCAAGTGCCTGGCGCCCGAGGGCCGGCTCCTGGTGGTGGGCTTCGCGGGCGGGCGCATCCCCGAGGTGAAGGTGAACCGGCTGCTGCTCAAGAACGTGGACGTGGTGGGCGTGGCCTGGGGCGGCTTCCTCGTGCAGGAGCCCGGCATCTCGGCGGACATCGCCAAGGCGCTGGCGGTGCTCGCGGAGAAGGGCTTCGTGGAGCCCGTGGTGGGCCAGGTGCTCCCCCTGGAGCAGGCGGCCCAGGGCCTGCGCGAGCTGGAAGCGCGCAAGGCCACGGGCAAGGTGGTGCTGCGGCTGCGCGAGGCGTGA